The following coding sequences lie in one Benincasa hispida cultivar B227 chromosome 6, ASM972705v1, whole genome shotgun sequence genomic window:
- the LOC120080355 gene encoding protein TRIGALACTOSYLDIACYLGLYCEROL 2, chloroplastic isoform X1, producing the protein MVGDVRVQVVTCSVALPSALVTLPYRSSNRLSYHLPLGLKSKVKKIKATSADAGHSQPPSSSERKNPLSLFLDVPRTVWRQTLRPLSNFGFGRRSIWEGGVGLFLVSGAILLTLSLAWLRGFQLRSKFRKYLAVFEFAQASGISTGTPVRIRGVTVGNVIRINPSLRCIETVVEVEDDKIIIPRNSLVEVNQSGLLMETVIDITPRDPIPVPSAGPLDSECIEEGLILCDKQKMKGHQGVSLDALVGIFTRLGREAEEIGLTNTFSLAQRVALVIEEAKPLLLKIQAMAEDVQPLLAEVRDSNLLKEFENLTRSLSLATEELRSVHTSIMSPENTELLQKSIYTLIHTLKNIESLSSEVLGFTGDEATKRNLKLLIRSLSRLL; encoded by the exons ATGGTCGGAGATGTTCGTGTGCAGGTTGTAACATGTTCTGTGGCGTTACCCTCGGCCTTGGTTACCCTTCCATATAGATCTTCAAATAGGTTGTCTTATCATCTTCCACTGGGTCTGAAATCAAAAGTGAAGAAGATAAAGGCTACATCTGCTGATGCTGGACATAGTCAGCCCCCCTCATCTTCAGAAAGAAAGAATCCACTTTCCCTCTTTCTTGATGTTCCTCGTACTGTATGGAGGCAAACATTGCGTCCATTGAGTAATTTTGGTTTCGGTCGAAGGAGCATATGGGAAGGTGGGGTTGGGTTGTTCCTAGTGTCAGGTGCTATACTTCTCACACTCAGTTTGGCTTGGTTGAGAGGCTTTCAACTGCGgtctaaatttagaaaatactTGGCTGTCTTCGAGTTTGCTCAGGCTAGTGGTATTTCTACCGGAACTCCTGTAAGAATTAGAGGAGTTACTGTTGGCAATGTCATTCGTATTAACCCTTCCTTGAGATGTATTGAAACTGTTGTCGAG GTTGAAgatgataaaataattatacCCCGAAATTCATTGGTTGAAGTAAATCAGTCTGGTCTCCTTATGGAGACGGTGATCGACATTACTCCTCGGGATCCTATTCCAGTGCCTTCAGCAGGACCGCTTGACTCGGAATGTATTGAAGAAGGTTTAATATTATGTGATAAGCAGAAAATGAAGGGACATCAAGGGGTGAGTTTGGACGCATTAGTTGGAATATTCACTCGGCTTGGACGTGAAGCGGAGGAAATAGGGCTTACCAATACATTTTCATTAGCCCAGCGAGTTGCTTTGGTTATTGAAGAAGCAAAGCCTTTGCTTTTAAAG ATCCAAGCCATGGCTGAAGATGTTCAACCTTTGCTTGCTGAGGTTCGTGACAGTAATCTTCTAAAGGAGTTTGAAAACTTAACTAGAAGTCTTTCACTTGCCACGGAAGAATTAAG AAGCGTGCACACATCCATTATGTCCCCGGAAAACACAGAACTGCTTCAGAAGTCCATTTATACGCTAATTCATACCTTGAAGAACATAGAG AGTTTGAGCTCAGAAGTTCTTGGATTCACCGGTGATGAGGCTACAAAACGGAATTTAAAACTGCTGATCAGGTCTCTGAGCAGGCTATTATGA
- the LOC120080355 gene encoding protein TRIGALACTOSYLDIACYLGLYCEROL 2, chloroplastic isoform X2 — protein MVGDVRVQVVTCSVALPSALVTLPYRSSNRLSYHLPLGLKSKVKKIKATSADAGHSQPPSSSERKNPLSLFLDVPRTVWRQTLRPLSNFGFGRRSIWEGGVGLFLVSGAILLTLSLAWLRGFQLRSKFRKYLAVFEFAQASGISTGTPVRIRGVTVGNVIRINPSLRCIETVVEVEDDKIIIPRNSLVEVNQSGLLMETVIDITPRDPIPVPSAGPLDSECIEEGLILCDKQKMKGHQGVSLDALVGIFTRLGREAEEIGLTNTFSLAQRVALVIEEAKPLLLK, from the exons ATGGTCGGAGATGTTCGTGTGCAGGTTGTAACATGTTCTGTGGCGTTACCCTCGGCCTTGGTTACCCTTCCATATAGATCTTCAAATAGGTTGTCTTATCATCTTCCACTGGGTCTGAAATCAAAAGTGAAGAAGATAAAGGCTACATCTGCTGATGCTGGACATAGTCAGCCCCCCTCATCTTCAGAAAGAAAGAATCCACTTTCCCTCTTTCTTGATGTTCCTCGTACTGTATGGAGGCAAACATTGCGTCCATTGAGTAATTTTGGTTTCGGTCGAAGGAGCATATGGGAAGGTGGGGTTGGGTTGTTCCTAGTGTCAGGTGCTATACTTCTCACACTCAGTTTGGCTTGGTTGAGAGGCTTTCAACTGCGgtctaaatttagaaaatactTGGCTGTCTTCGAGTTTGCTCAGGCTAGTGGTATTTCTACCGGAACTCCTGTAAGAATTAGAGGAGTTACTGTTGGCAATGTCATTCGTATTAACCCTTCCTTGAGATGTATTGAAACTGTTGTCGAG GTTGAAgatgataaaataattatacCCCGAAATTCATTGGTTGAAGTAAATCAGTCTGGTCTCCTTATGGAGACGGTGATCGACATTACTCCTCGGGATCCTATTCCAGTGCCTTCAGCAGGACCGCTTGACTCGGAATGTATTGAAGAAGGTTTAATATTATGTGATAAGCAGAAAATGAAGGGACATCAAGGGGTGAGTTTGGACGCATTAGTTGGAATATTCACTCGGCTTGGACGTGAAGCGGAGGAAATAGGGCTTACCAATACATTTTCATTAGCCCAGCGAGTTGCTTTGGTTATTGAAGAAGCAAAGCCTTTGCTTTTAAAG TGA